In Terriglobus aquaticus, the genomic window GTACTGCTGATTTACCCCCCGGCTGTGTCTGGAAACGGAGCCGTCGCAATGGCGGCTTCGTTTTCGTGCCCGTCGTTACGGCGGGGACTCGTTCAGTACGATCGACGCGTTGGAGGCCGCTCATCCTCGCCGGCGCCTATGGCAGCCGTAAGTTCCATAGATTGCTGTCAGTGTTCTGATCCAGGAAAGCCAAACGCTTACCATCTGCCGAGGGCACCGCCCAGGTGGAACGCTGGCTCGTGAGTATCCGTTTGGCATGGCCGTCCAGGTACAACTGCACAATCTCAAACCGGCCGGAAATGGTTGCGGCTGTTACAAAGAGGTCTGAGTGCGAGACGCCCCAGGTGACCGCTGCAAGCAACCGGTGCTCCTGGTTTGGAACTTCGACGATCTCTCCATGTTCCAGATCGATCACGTGCAGAGCCGAAGTGCCGGCGGCAGACGAAAGTAGCGCCAGGTATCTGCCGTCGGCAGAGACATCCCAGTCAGCGTTGCCCCAGCCTGATGCGTCCTGGAATACAGCGGCGCCAATCCCGCTCTCCGGATCAAGGCGGCTGTAGGTATGGTGCCCGTCTTGACCCAGCAGCTGCGCAATACAGGAGCCGCGAAGCAAAGGACAGCGAACCTGTAGCAGGTCGGGTCGATCACTCACAAGCGATGGTGAGCCGCCCGAATCGGGAGCCCGGTACAGGTGAGGGCGGCCGCTTTGACCCCAACGGCCAAAGAAGAGAATCCACCTGTCATCCGGAGTTTGCCTGGGCGAGACCTGGTTCATGTCGCTGATCATCACGGGATGGCCGTTGTGCTGATCAAGTTGCTGCCGGTAGATCTGCCAATGACCCTCTTTGAGAGATTCGTACAACACTGCCGAACCATCTCGAGACCAGGCATGGGGATACGAGACGTCCCCATCCTGGCTCAATGGATAGGTATTCTTCAGCACCCCACTCGCATCGTCCCAAGAGCCGACGTACACACCGACAGGGCCCTGCTGGGATAGGGTCACAATGATCTTTCCACTGCGGTCTGCGGTGAAGGCATAAATGTGGGGCTGGCCCGCAGCAAGACTCGCCAGGATTTCAGGAGTTCCCTTGAAATCTCCCGTCGCCGGATCGAGGTCGACTCGCCAGACCGTACTTGCCTCTTTTGAGTTCGCGAGCGCAGAGCGCGTGAACAGGACACTATTCGGTTCCACGGCAACGGCATTGGCGATGTACACATTGCTGCGGGTTGCAGTGATCGCGCCCGAGACAGGGTCGACAACGGTCAATGCTCCTTCCACGCGGGAAGCAAGCTCGTCTGCGCTCGGCAGCACATAGCTCGGTGAGGCCAGCTGCCTATGACTCTCCACAAGTAAATGCTTGTCATCGGCGGACCACAGAAGACTCGTAAAGGTACTAGCCTCGCGGCTACTCTGCAAGCGTCTTGGCTGCTCGCCGCTTGCGCTCGACACCCAAAGTTCACTGTTGTGCTTGCGAAGGAAGGCCAGGTAAGTACCGGACGCAGAGAGCGCACCTAACTGAGCATCGTCAACCAGCAGGTGCGACGGCTCACCCGTGAGTGAGATCTCCCAGATCTGCGCCGCGCCTGATTGCGCTGACTCTCCGCTGAGCAGCAGGTGCAGACCGTCAGGGAACCATGCCAGCGACTGCACCTCCCGTACCTCGGGCACTCTGAGGGTCTGCAGCTTTTCTGTGTCAAATGGGCGCACCTCGATCCCATCGGAGTCCGCGAACGCGAGCATGCGGCCGTCGCGGCTGACAGCTACGGCGGTGATCTGATTCTGTGAGGAGTGATCCGTCAGCCGCTGCAGCTTGAAAGCGGGCATCTGCGACTCGGGTCGATGCCGCAGATGTTGATGCCAAAGCAGCAACACTGCGCATGCAGAGCCGAGGCCCAGGGCGATCCACGCGGTGAGCTTTAGGTTGCGGCGGCTTGTAACCGGCTCATCCACCGCAGGCTGCACGTCGGGAGCATTCACTGCAACCTGCGTCTCCGCTGCATTCGGCAAACGCGTCACGGGTAGGGTGAATCGGTAGCCCCGCCTTGTGATTGTTTCGATCACCTGCTGCTCGCCATACTCGGCGGCAAGCAGCTTCCGCAGAACAAAGATGTTCTGGGTTAGGTTGGCTTCGTCCACAAAGCAATCAGGCCAGACAACAGCCATCAACTCGGCCTTGCTGACAACCTTGCCAGCACGCTCGACCAGTGCGAGAAGGGTGCTGAGCACTTTCGGGGAGGCGGCCACACGCTGCGACCGGCGGTTCAACTCCGGGCCGTTCGCTAATAGCTCAAAGGGGCCAAATGCAAAGCCTTCCGGGCGCTCCACGAAGAGGAGGATACCATCGGCTCGACAGGATCAATCGGCGGCCGCGAGAGATCTAAGCCGCGCAGGGGGTCGTGGCGGGTGGAGCAGCGTGCGATCTACACGGACTTTCGTATACCAGAAAAGTCTGCAGAGTCAAATGGGCTTTCCGGGTGCTCTTCACATTTTTGGCGCTGCCCTTGTATCCAGCAACGGCAGACTCAGTTCCACGAGGCATCCTGACCCGTCGTCGCGATTCCGTAAACGAATGGAGCCCTGGTGTGCCGCGACGATTTGCTGGCAAAGCGTGAGCCCGATGCCAGTGCCCTCAGGCTTGGTGGTGTAGAAGGGCACAAACAGGTTCGCGGGATTTGCGAGCCCTGGGCCGTTGTCGCGAATCTGTATCGCAACATCGCCGTTGAGCGCTGTCCATGACACTTCGATAAGAGGTGATCCGTGTTCCAGCGTGGGGTCTCCTGCGGCTTCGGCGGCATTCTTGAAGAGGTTGATCAGTAGTTGCTGAATCTGGTCCGGGTCGGCTTGAATGTACAGATCAGGGGAAGGCCGCACCTGGATCGCAAGCCGCCGTTCCAGCAGCGCGCTCCTTTCCACGATGGCAGCGATGGAGACGGTCTGCATGCGCGGCGACGGCAACCGCGATAGCTGCTGGTAGCCCTGCAGAAAGCGATTGAGGGATTCCGCGCGATCTTCGATCATGGCCAGACCGCGGCGCAGGTCATGCAGATCCTGCGAAGTGTGCGTAACCGAATCCAGCTTGAGAGGGCGCGAGCGCAACATGCTCGCTACGGACTTGATCGGCGTAAGAGAGTTGTTGATCTCGTGACTGAGAACGCGGATGAGACGTTGCCATGCGGAGCGCTCCTCCTCCCGGAGAGCCGCGGCGACGTCGCTTAGAACGACGAGCACGTGCGGCACGCCGTGAAGGCGGAACATGGTGCGGCGAACCGACCATCGGGACATAGAGCCGCCGGCAGAGAACTGATTGGATCCGCTTTTCTGACCAGGCTGGCCCCGTTCGGCGGGCTGCCGGTGGTGCTCGCGATTGCGCTCTGGCGTGATGACGCTTTGATCGCGCGCCTGCAAGAGGTCGGACAGGATTAGTTGCTCGGCAGTTCTACCTAAAGCGCTCGATGCGGAGAGTTGAAACACATCCTCTGCGGCGGCATTGAGCAACCGAAGCCGCTGATGCTCATCGAAGGCGAGAACGGGCGACGGCATGGATCCGATAACGCGGTCGGCTAGCGTGATCGCGTCCATGGCGGCGTTGCGATGCAATTGCATGGCGCTCGCGAGCGTGTTGATCTCCAGGGCAAGGTCGCCTAGCGAGTCGCCGCGGATCGCCCCACGCGCGCGAAAGCTGAAGTCTTCGTCGCGCAATGCGGCCACGATGTTCGAGAGAGTTTGCAGAGGCCGAATGACGGTCTCGAAAAACGCGCTGGTGACCACCTGCCATACGAGGGCGGTTACCAGCAGGTACAGCGCAGACCAGCCGACGGGGATCTCGTACAGACGGCAGCACCAGAACACCAGAGCGAAGCAAGGCAGAGAAAGAGCCCAGCGCCACAGGTGGAGCCTGCGTTCGAAGCTGAGGCGACGCGCGGAGCGCCCTAAAGGCAGGCGTTTGCGCGAAGGATTGCTGCGTGGCGGATCGGAAGCGGGCCGGCTAGAGCCCATGCTTCTCCATGCGACGGTACAGCGCCCCACGGCTCAGGCCGAGTGCGTCTGCGGCATGACTCACGTTGCCGCCAGCGCGAGCCAGCGCCTTGCGGACGAGAACGGCCTCGACTGCTTCCAAGCTCAGATCATCAAGGTTTGTTGAGGCGGCACGTGCACCGGTCTGCAGGCCTAGGTCGGCGCTGCCGATGCTGTCGCCCGAGCACAGCAGCACCGCGCGCTCCATGGTGTGATCCAACTCGCGGACATTGCCGGGCCAGCCGTACTGCAGCATCTGTTGCAGCGCTGAAGGTTCAAAGCCGTGAAGAGCGCGACGATACCGCGTGGCATAGCGAGCGAGGAAGTGCGCGGCGAGGACGGGAATGTCCTCCCGGCGTTCGCGCAGCGGTGGCAAGTGAATCTCCACAGTGTTTAGCCGAAAAAACAGATCTTCGCGGAAGTTGCCCTTAGATGCTTCTGCACGCAGATCCGCGTTGGTGGCCGATAGCATGCGAACATCAACGCTGCGCGTGGTGGACGAGCCGACGCGCTCCATCTCGCCAGTTTCCAACACACGTAGCAGCTTGCTTTGCTGGCGAAGCGGAATATTGGCGATCTCGTCGAGAAAGAGCGTGCCACCGTTTGCCAATTCGAAGCGGCCGATGCGGTCCGCGCGAGCGTCGGTGAACGCGCCTTTTACGTGGCCGAACAGCTCGCTTTCAAAGGTCCCTTCAGGCAGCGCTCCTGTGTTGACCGCCACCAGGGTGCGGTGCGCACGGTGTGACAAGCGGTGTAGCGTTTGCGCCACCACCTCTTTGCCGGTGCCGTGCTCACCTGTGATGAGTACGTTCGCGTCCGAGGGCCCGATGCGCCGCACCAGATTGAGCACCGGGCGCATGGAGGGCGCGCTCGCGATGAACTCTGGTGCGCCTTCCGCGCGCAACATATCGTTCTCGGCTTCCAGCAGCAGCGTGCGGCGATGCGCACGGTAGAGCTCAACCTGTGCTTTGACCACGGAAAGAAGCCGAGCGTTCTCCCATGGTTTCTGCACGAAGTCGTTCGCGCCCAAGTGCATCGCTTCCACGGCGAGGTCCACGTTGGCGTACGCGGTCATAACGATGACGGGCAGTCGATCGAAACTTTGCCGGACCTGCTGCAGCAGCTGCAGGCCTTCGGTGCCGCTGGTTGTGTCGCGCGTGTAGTTCAGGTCGATGAGAAGCGCATCGTACTCGTTCTGCTGCAACAAATCGAGTACCAGCCCAGGCGTGCGCGCCGTCTCGATCTGGAAGCCCTCCGGCCGTAACAGCAGGGTCAGCGCCTCCAAGATGAAAGGCTGATCGTCTGCAATGAGCAGACGCGGACCGGGCGCCGCGGCTGCGTTGCGGGATGGAGCAGATTCGGTAAACGAGGGTAAAGCCATATGCGATTTCAGGGCTGTGGCTGCGCCGGACTTGCTTGCGCGCCAGTTCGAGGTGACGCATCGGGTGCACGTTGCGAGACGGATGCAGGTTGCACACCGCTTCGGGCCGATTCTACCGAAACGTGGTTCTCCGCGAGTGTAGTACCGATGGCACGCTGCAATTCCACCCGCGCCTTCTGGTAGGCGGTTCGCGCCGCAACCAACAGGCTTTCGGCTGTGGCAAGCGCTTGACGGGACTGGAGCGTGTCGAGCGCAGAGCCGGCGCCGAGCTGTTGTTCCTTGCCCATGATGTCGAACGTCTGTGCGGCGATGTCCCGGGCTTTTGCCGCGGCCGTCACCCGAG contains:
- a CDS encoding sigma-54-dependent transcriptional regulator; translated protein: MALPSFTESAPSRNAAAAPGPRLLIADDQPFILEALTLLLRPEGFQIETARTPGLVLDLLQQNEYDALLIDLNYTRDTTSGTEGLQLLQQVRQSFDRLPVIVMTAYANVDLAVEAMHLGANDFVQKPWENARLLSVVKAQVELYRAHRRTLLLEAENDMLRAEGAPEFIASAPSMRPVLNLVRRIGPSDANVLITGEHGTGKEVVAQTLHRLSHRAHRTLVAVNTGALPEGTFESELFGHVKGAFTDARADRIGRFELANGGTLFLDEIANIPLRQQSKLLRVLETGEMERVGSSTTRSVDVRMLSATNADLRAEASKGNFREDLFFRLNTVEIHLPPLRERREDIPVLAAHFLARYATRYRRALHGFEPSALQQMLQYGWPGNVRELDHTMERAVLLCSGDSIGSADLGLQTGARAASTNLDDLSLEAVEAVLVRKALARAGGNVSHAADALGLSRGALYRRMEKHGL
- a CDS encoding sensor histidine kinase is translated as MGSSRPASDPPRSNPSRKRLPLGRSARRLSFERRLHLWRWALSLPCFALVFWCCRLYEIPVGWSALYLLVTALVWQVVTSAFFETVIRPLQTLSNIVAALRDEDFSFRARGAIRGDSLGDLALEINTLASAMQLHRNAAMDAITLADRVIGSMPSPVLAFDEHQRLRLLNAAAEDVFQLSASSALGRTAEQLILSDLLQARDQSVITPERNREHHRQPAERGQPGQKSGSNQFSAGGSMSRWSVRRTMFRLHGVPHVLVVLSDVAAALREEERSAWQRLIRVLSHEINNSLTPIKSVASMLRSRPLKLDSVTHTSQDLHDLRRGLAMIEDRAESLNRFLQGYQQLSRLPSPRMQTVSIAAIVERSALLERRLAIQVRPSPDLYIQADPDQIQQLLINLFKNAAEAAGDPTLEHGSPLIEVSWTALNGDVAIQIRDNGPGLANPANLFVPFYTTKPEGTGIGLTLCQQIVAAHQGSIRLRNRDDGSGCLVELSLPLLDTRAAPKM
- a CDS encoding winged helix-turn-helix domain-containing protein — its product is MERPEGFAFGPFELLANGPELNRRSQRVAASPKVLSTLLALVERAGKVVSKAELMAVVWPDCFVDEANLTQNIFVLRKLLAAEYGEQQVIETITRRGYRFTLPVTRLPNAAETQVAVNAPDVQPAVDEPVTSRRNLKLTAWIALGLGSACAVLLLWHQHLRHRPESQMPAFKLQRLTDHSSQNQITAVAVSRDGRMLAFADSDGIEVRPFDTEKLQTLRVPEVREVQSLAWFPDGLHLLLSGESAQSGAAQIWEISLTGEPSHLLVDDAQLGALSASGTYLAFLRKHNSELWVSSASGEQPRRLQSSREASTFTSLLWSADDKHLLVESHRQLASPSYVLPSADELASRVEGALTVVDPVSGAITATRSNVYIANAVAVEPNSVLFTRSALANSKEASTVWRVDLDPATGDFKGTPEILASLAAGQPHIYAFTADRSGKIIVTLSQQGPVGVYVGSWDDASGVLKNTYPLSQDGDVSYPHAWSRDGSAVLYESLKEGHWQIYRQQLDQHNGHPVMISDMNQVSPRQTPDDRWILFFGRWGQSGRPHLYRAPDSGGSPSLVSDRPDLLQVRCPLLRGSCIAQLLGQDGHHTYSRLDPESGIGAAVFQDASGWGNADWDVSADGRYLALLSSAAGTSALHVIDLEHGEIVEVPNQEHRLLAAVTWGVSHSDLFVTAATISGRFEIVQLYLDGHAKRILTSQRSTWAVPSADGKRLAFLDQNTDSNLWNLRLP